One genomic region from Bacillus sp. SLBN-46 encodes:
- a CDS encoding permease: MWLDTLKSFLSIALELTVLFIVISFFISLLQGYIPYEKIEKKLAGKNKLIAAFAAIVFAFITPFCSCSTIPVVVNMLKKKMPFGIVMIFLFASPVLDPTILTIMGVALGWKVTAIYTLLTTVFSIIIGFTLEKLGFEKSVKNVVMTGYQEQHQKFNIKLALMETLHLMKSVYPYLLIGAAIGAVIHGLVPTEWISSMFGRDHWWLIPIAAIIGIPLYIRLSSMIPISQMLIAKGMALGPVMAMIISSAGASLPEVILLKSIFKKQLVFTFVLSVVVMSTISGFIFYLI, translated from the coding sequence ATGTGGTTAGACACGCTTAAAAGTTTTCTATCTATTGCACTTGAGTTAACGGTTCTATTTATTGTTATATCATTTTTCATTAGTCTGCTTCAGGGATATATCCCTTACGAGAAGATTGAAAAGAAGTTAGCTGGAAAAAACAAACTGATCGCCGCCTTTGCTGCCATTGTCTTTGCGTTTATAACACCCTTTTGTTCCTGTTCCACCATTCCAGTCGTTGTAAATATGTTAAAAAAGAAAATGCCATTTGGGATAGTAATGATTTTTCTATTTGCCTCCCCTGTCCTTGACCCTACGATTTTAACTATAATGGGTGTGGCTCTTGGATGGAAAGTGACTGCTATCTATACACTTTTAACCACAGTCTTTTCAATCATCATCGGCTTTACTCTTGAGAAATTAGGATTTGAAAAGTCAGTGAAAAATGTTGTAATGACCGGTTATCAAGAACAGCATCAAAAATTTAATATTAAATTGGCTTTAATGGAAACCCTTCATTTAATGAAAAGTGTTTACCCCTATTTATTAATCGGTGCCGCAATTGGAGCCGTGATCCACGGGTTAGTTCCAACAGAATGGATTTCAAGTATGTTTGGCCGAGACCATTGGTGGCTAATACCTATCGCAGCCATTATAGGGATTCCTTTATATATCCGTCTTTCCAGTATGATTCCGATTTCACAAATGCTTATTGCTAAAGGAATGGCATTAGGACCAGTGATGGCCATGATTATCAGTTCCGCAGGTGCTAGTTTACCAGAAGTGATTCTTTTAAAATCAATCTTCAAAAAACAGCTAGTTTTTACATTCGTCTTATCAGTGGTTGTCATGTCCACTATTTCTGGTTTTATCTTTTACTTAATATAG
- a CDS encoding metalloregulator ArsR/SmtB family transcription factor produces the protein MAEEIQLQDISLERVFEEYELKFKAIADKKRLQIMNILTQKGAMCVCDLAPLIDMAQSKLSYHLKILLDANIIKKETRGTWSYYELNQEELNHLLSPELCCLFKPTCC, from the coding sequence ATGGCAGAAGAAATTCAATTACAAGACATATCATTGGAAAGAGTATTTGAAGAATACGAGTTAAAATTCAAAGCGATTGCTGATAAAAAGAGACTACAAATCATGAATATTCTAACTCAAAAAGGCGCGATGTGCGTGTGCGATCTTGCTCCATTGATTGACATGGCTCAATCAAAATTGTCTTATCATTTAAAAATCTTATTAGATGCAAATATTATAAAAAAAGAGACACGGGGAACCTGGAGTTATTACGAATTGAATCAAGAAGAACTTAATCATTTGTTGTCCCCCGAGCTTTGTTGCCTTTTCAAACCGACCTGCTGTTAA
- a CDS encoding ArsI/CadI family heavy metal resistance metalloenzyme, whose protein sequence is MMKMHVGINVTNLNSSIEFYTKVFNAKPVKVKPDYAKFLLEDPGLNFTLNLKKEVSGNQVGHFGFQVENQEEVLKHKERLEGLGFFAREEMDVTCCYATQDKFWVSDPDGNEWEFFYTKGDVESMVSESSCCAPQPTIVEIKKSSSCC, encoded by the coding sequence CTGATGAAAATGCATGTTGGAATAAACGTAACGAATTTAAATAGTTCGATTGAATTTTATACTAAAGTGTTTAATGCTAAACCGGTTAAAGTAAAGCCAGACTATGCTAAGTTTTTACTGGAAGACCCGGGTCTCAATTTCACACTAAATCTAAAAAAAGAAGTCTCTGGAAATCAAGTTGGACATTTTGGTTTTCAAGTAGAGAATCAGGAAGAAGTCTTGAAACATAAAGAACGGTTAGAAGGATTAGGCTTTTTTGCAAGGGAAGAGATGGATGTTACCTGTTGTTATGCAACCCAAGATAAATTCTGGGTATCAGATCCTGACGGAAACGAATGGGAGTTCTTTTATACCAAAGGTGATGTTGAATCAATGGTTTCTGAGTCCTCTTGTTGTGCACCTCAACCTACCATAGTAGAAATAAAAAAGTCTTCATCATGTTGTTAA